A genomic region of Roseateles amylovorans contains the following coding sequences:
- a CDS encoding Crp/Fnr family transcriptional regulator, with translation MRQRARGASAQELAAIPWLRTLESPLRERIEASLQVVEVEVGERICRIGREANYWFGVIDGLLKMSNDDAAARPVTFTGVPPGGWFGEGTLLKREVYRYNIQALRRSVVAGLPLAGFDELLETSIAFNRYVLNQLNERLGQFIAAREIDRQSDPDLRVARNLAALFHPQLYPGVGGLLRITQQELGHLVGLSRQRVNEALRHLQDRQLIVVEYGGVRVLDLEGLRTYPQ, from the coding sequence TTGCGTCAGCGTGCCCGTGGCGCTTCCGCGCAGGAACTGGCCGCCATCCCCTGGCTGCGGACGCTCGAGTCGCCGCTGCGCGAGCGCATCGAGGCCAGCCTGCAGGTGGTGGAGGTGGAGGTGGGGGAGCGCATCTGCCGCATCGGCCGTGAAGCCAATTACTGGTTCGGCGTCATCGACGGCTTGCTGAAGATGAGCAACGACGATGCCGCCGCTCGGCCGGTGACCTTCACCGGCGTGCCGCCGGGCGGCTGGTTCGGGGAGGGCACGCTGCTCAAGCGCGAGGTCTATCGCTACAACATCCAGGCCCTGCGGCGCAGTGTGGTCGCCGGGCTGCCGCTGGCGGGCTTCGATGAGTTGCTGGAGACCAGCATCGCCTTCAACCGGTATGTGCTGAACCAGCTCAATGAGCGGCTGGGCCAGTTCATCGCCGCGCGCGAAATCGACCGCCAGAGCGATCCCGACCTGCGGGTGGCGCGCAACCTGGCGGCGCTTTTCCATCCGCAGCTCTATCCCGGCGTCGGCGGACTGCTGCGCATCACGCAGCAGGAGCTGGGTCATCTGGTGGGATTGTCTCGGCAGCGCGTGAATGAGGCACTGCGGCATCTGCAGGACCGGCAGCTTATCGTCGTCGAATACGGCGGGGTGCGGGTGCTGGATCTGGAAGGGTTGCGAACCTATCCGCAGTAG
- a CDS encoding branched-chain amino acid ABC transporter permease — MAFFLETLIGGLMTGMLYALVALGFVLIFKASGVFNFAQGAMVLFAALAMARFSEWFPIWFGFDNLWLANGLALVASMACMVAVAWLVERWALRGLVNQPAITLLMATLGISYFLDGAGQLLFGSAAYKIDVGLPKDPMFVLEGTFPGGLLLNKEDLVSAVIAAMLVGVLTLFFQKTRTGRALRAVADDHQAAQSVGIALSRIWVIVWSVGGLVALVAGIIWGSKLGVQFSISLVALKAFPVVILGGLTSVPGAIVGGLIIGVGEKLSEIYLGPAIGGGIENWFAYVLALALLLVRPQGLFGDKIIDRV; from the coding sequence ATGGCCTTCTTCCTCGAAACCCTGATCGGCGGCCTGATGACCGGCATGCTGTATGCGCTGGTGGCGCTCGGCTTCGTGCTGATCTTCAAGGCCTCCGGCGTCTTCAATTTCGCGCAGGGCGCGATGGTGCTGTTCGCCGCGCTTGCGATGGCACGTTTCTCCGAATGGTTCCCGATCTGGTTCGGATTCGACAACCTCTGGCTGGCCAACGGCTTGGCGCTGGTAGCCAGCATGGCCTGCATGGTGGCGGTGGCCTGGCTGGTGGAGCGCTGGGCGCTGCGTGGCCTGGTCAATCAGCCGGCGATCACGCTGTTGATGGCCACGCTGGGCATCAGCTACTTCCTGGATGGTGCGGGCCAGCTGCTGTTCGGCAGCGCCGCCTACAAGATCGACGTCGGCCTGCCCAAGGACCCGATGTTCGTCCTGGAAGGCACCTTCCCCGGCGGCTTGCTGCTCAACAAGGAGGACCTGGTTTCGGCGGTCATCGCCGCGATGCTGGTGGGCGTGCTGACGCTGTTCTTCCAGAAGACGCGCACCGGTCGGGCCCTGCGGGCGGTGGCGGACGACCATCAGGCGGCGCAGTCGGTCGGCATTGCGTTGTCGCGGATCTGGGTCATCGTCTGGTCGGTCGGCGGCCTGGTGGCGCTGGTGGCTGGGATCATCTGGGGCAGCAAGCTCGGGGTGCAGTTCTCCATCTCGCTGGTGGCCTTGAAGGCCTTTCCGGTGGTGATCCTCGGCGGGCTGACCTCGGTGCCGGGGGCGATCGTCGGCGGCTTGATCATCGGCGTGGGCGAGAAGCTGTCGGAGATCTATCTCGGGCCGGCCATCGGGGGCGGCATCGAGAACTGGTTCGCCTATGTGCTGGCGCTGGCGCTGCTGCTGGTGCGGCCGCAGGGCTTGTTCGGCGACAAGATCATCGACCGCGTCTGA
- a CDS encoding AMP-dependent synthetase/ligase gives MEQTFPRWLLTHARQRPHAPALREKQLGIWQTLDWAALAALVRELAHGLAAAGLTRGQHLVVVGENRPRLYACMLAAQALGAVPVPLYQDAVAQEFVYPLQNADIAFAVVEDQEQVDKLLEIQDQCPALQRLWFDDPRGLRRYTAPGLASLDDLCAEGRAHAMRHPGFFEAEVDAGRTGDVAAMFFTSGTTGHPKGVVHTHASLIDRASAGARFDRLGPEEEVLAYLPCAWIGQNIFSYAQWLTCGYVVNCPESADTVSIDLKEIGPTYYFAPPRVFEGLLTSVMIRMEDAGAVKRWLFSRCMALARRVGPALMDGRPVRPWDRWRYRLGDLLIYGPLRNTLGFSRVRVAYTAGEAIGPDLFRFYRSIGINLKQLYGSTETAVFVCLQPDHEAKADTVGVPIEGVEIRLSDRGEILVRSPGLLQGYYKNPEATAEVLSRDGWYRTGDAGFLDAGGHLKIIDRAKDVGRLAGGAFDGAIFAPKYVENKLKFFAFIKEAVAFGDGRDQVCAFINIDMEAVGHWAERRHLPYAGYADLAAKPEVYALIREGIEQVNADLAQDQRLAGSQVTRFLILHKELDADDGELTRTRKVRRGAIADKYQVLMEALYGGLSSQYIETAVRFEDGRTGRAAAELRIEDARTFPAAPEGEAPVPALRRAA, from the coding sequence GTGGAACAGACCTTCCCCCGATGGCTGCTCACGCATGCCCGACAGCGCCCTCATGCGCCGGCGCTGCGAGAGAAGCAGCTCGGCATCTGGCAGACGCTCGACTGGGCGGCGCTGGCGGCACTGGTGCGCGAGCTGGCGCACGGACTGGCCGCTGCCGGGCTGACGCGCGGTCAGCACCTGGTCGTGGTGGGCGAGAACCGGCCTCGGCTGTATGCCTGCATGTTGGCGGCGCAGGCGCTCGGCGCCGTCCCGGTGCCGCTCTATCAGGATGCAGTCGCCCAGGAATTCGTCTATCCGCTGCAGAACGCCGACATCGCCTTCGCGGTGGTCGAGGACCAGGAACAAGTCGACAAGCTGCTGGAGATCCAGGACCAATGCCCGGCGCTGCAGCGTCTGTGGTTCGATGATCCGCGCGGGCTGCGCCGCTACACCGCGCCCGGCCTGGCCTCGCTGGACGATCTCTGCGCCGAAGGTCGCGCCCATGCGATGCGCCATCCCGGCTTCTTCGAGGCCGAGGTCGACGCCGGCCGCACCGGCGATGTCGCGGCGATGTTCTTCACCTCCGGCACCACCGGTCATCCCAAGGGCGTGGTCCACACCCATGCCTCGCTGATCGATCGCGCCAGCGCCGGCGCCCGGTTCGATCGGCTGGGTCCGGAGGAAGAGGTGCTCGCCTATCTGCCCTGCGCCTGGATCGGGCAGAACATCTTCAGCTATGCGCAGTGGCTGACCTGCGGCTATGTCGTCAACTGTCCCGAGTCGGCCGATACCGTCAGCATCGACCTCAAGGAGATCGGCCCGACCTACTACTTCGCGCCGCCGCGGGTGTTCGAGGGTCTGCTCACCAGCGTGATGATCCGCATGGAAGATGCCGGTGCGGTCAAGCGGTGGCTGTTCTCGCGGTGCATGGCATTGGCTCGCCGGGTGGGCCCCGCGTTGATGGACGGCCGACCGGTGCGCCCGTGGGACCGATGGCGCTATCGACTGGGCGACCTGCTCATCTACGGCCCGCTGCGCAACACCTTGGGCTTCTCGCGGGTGCGGGTGGCCTACACCGCGGGCGAGGCCATCGGGCCGGACCTGTTCCGCTTCTACCGCTCGATCGGCATCAACCTGAAGCAGTTGTATGGATCGACCGAGACCGCGGTCTTCGTCTGCCTGCAGCCCGACCACGAAGCCAAGGCCGACACCGTGGGCGTGCCGATCGAGGGCGTCGAGATCCGGCTCTCTGACCGGGGCGAGATCCTGGTTCGGTCCCCGGGCCTGCTGCAGGGCTATTACAAGAATCCCGAAGCCACCGCCGAGGTGCTGAGCAGGGACGGCTGGTACCGGACCGGCGATGCGGGCTTCCTGGACGCGGGCGGACACCTGAAGATCATCGACCGCGCCAAGGATGTCGGCCGCCTGGCCGGCGGCGCCTTCGACGGCGCGATCTTTGCGCCCAAGTATGTCGAGAACAAGCTGAAGTTCTTCGCCTTCATCAAGGAGGCGGTGGCCTTCGGCGATGGACGCGACCAGGTCTGCGCATTCATCAACATCGACATGGAGGCCGTTGGCCACTGGGCTGAACGGCGCCATCTGCCCTATGCCGGCTACGCCGACCTGGCGGCCAAGCCGGAGGTCTATGCGCTGATCCGCGAGGGCATCGAGCAGGTCAATGCCGACCTCGCGCAGGACCAGCGACTGGCCGGCAGCCAGGTCACCCGCTTCCTGATCCTGCACAAGGAGCTGGATGCGGACGATGGCGAATTGACCCGCACCCGCAAGGTGCGGCGCGGGGCGATCGCCGACAAGTACCAGGTGCTCATGGAAGCGCTCTATGGCGGGTTGTCCTCGCAATACATCGAGACGGCCGTGAGATTCGAGGATGGCCGCACCGGCCGTGCGGCCGCCGAGTTGCGCATCGAAGACGCGCGCACCTTCCCCGCGGCGCCCGAGGGTGAGGCCCCGGTGCCTGCACTGCGGAGGGCCGCCTGA
- a CDS encoding ABC transporter ATP-binding protein: MTDPPGRRAEIGDVLLDVRNISLSFGGVKALSDISFDVREHEIRAIIGPNGAGKSSMLNCINGVYQPQQGEIRLRGEDMGRFSPRHRQRRMAERGVARTFQNLALFKGMSVLDNIMAGRGLHMKRNLLWQALRLGPALHEEIEHREQVERLIDFLEIQPYRHTPVGGLPYGLQKRVDLGRALAMEPRVLLLDEPMAGMNVEEKQDMCRFILDVNDEFGTTIVLIEHDMGVVMDISDRVVVLDYGRKIGDGTPDEVRASEEVVRAYLGPGH, translated from the coding sequence ATGACCGACCCGCCGGGGCGACGGGCCGAGATCGGCGACGTCCTGCTGGATGTGCGCAACATCTCCTTGTCCTTCGGCGGGGTGAAAGCCTTGAGCGACATCAGCTTCGATGTCCGCGAGCATGAGATCCGCGCCATCATCGGCCCCAACGGCGCGGGCAAGAGTTCGATGCTCAACTGCATCAACGGGGTCTATCAACCGCAGCAGGGCGAGATCCGCCTTCGCGGCGAAGACATGGGCCGCTTCAGTCCGCGCCATCGCCAGCGTCGCATGGCCGAGCGCGGCGTGGCCCGCACCTTCCAGAATCTGGCCCTGTTCAAGGGCATGAGCGTGCTGGACAACATCATGGCGGGCCGAGGCCTGCACATGAAGCGCAACCTGCTGTGGCAGGCCTTGCGGCTGGGCCCCGCGCTGCACGAGGAGATCGAGCACCGCGAGCAGGTCGAGCGCCTGATCGACTTCCTGGAAATTCAGCCCTACCGCCACACGCCCGTCGGCGGTCTGCCGTATGGCCTGCAGAAGCGGGTGGACCTGGGGCGCGCGCTGGCCATGGAGCCCCGGGTGCTGCTGCTGGATGAACCGATGGCCGGCATGAATGTCGAGGAGAAGCAGGACATGTGCCGCTTCATCCTGGACGTCAACGATGAATTCGGCACCACCATCGTGCTGATCGAGCACGACATGGGCGTGGTGATGGACATCAGCGACCGGGTGGTGGTGCTGGACTATGGACGCAAGATCGGTGACGGCACACCGGACGAGGTGCGGGCCAGCGAGGAGGTGGTCCGCGCCTACCTCGGCCCCGGTCACTGA